In Acidobacteriota bacterium, the sequence GCTGGTCACGATTGGTCGCGCGCCAATCGCGTGCCAGTTCTGCCGCTTGCTGCCGAGCACAGTCCCGACACCGAAAATCAAAGCCGTCAAGGCTCGTCGGCTCACGCGTGAACTCCGACACCGGCTTCGCCTCACGGCAGTGAGTGCAGACTTTATAGTCACAGACCGGACACCGGCGGGGTTGAAAATTGGGCGGATTGGGTTTCTTCGGGACGCCTCTCGGTATCCGACGGCGGGCGAGATATTCCCGTTGTCGGTCAGCGCGACAGGTCTTGCATTCCACCTGGAGGCCGTCGATGGCGCGCTTGTCCGGGTAAAAGTCGGCGGGTGGTTTGGCCTGCTCGCATTGGGTGCAAACTTTGATCTGGCAATTGGGACAAATTCGGTGGCACCGTTTTCTGGTCGTGACGCTCATTGGTGAAAACCTCTTCAAGTCATTGGATTCAAAGGAATGGGTCACCCGGATGAGCCATCATTCCGGCTGCCGGTTTCCTCAATTGCCGGCGGTCGAGTGCGGGCTTCGGTTCGCTGGCGTTGGCGGCGCTCGGCTATCGCGTCCTTGTGGGTCGCATAGTAGGTCTGGTTGTAGAGCCGCCGGCGGTCACGGTCAGCCTCGGAGCCCTGCCGGGCGCGGGCCTGGATTTCTTCCTTGTGGGCTACGTAATACTGCTTTTCGCGCGCCGTAACTTCGGCGCGGTTGATCTCACGGTGGTGCTTGCGGCGGGCCAGGATCGTCTCACGATGGGTTTCGTAATACTCCCGCTGCCGGGCGGCAATCTCCACCTGGTGCGATTCGCGATAGAGCTGGCTCGCCGCCCGGCAGCGGTCGCGGTTCGCCGCGCGGTAGCGGCGACGGCGGTCGCGGTTCGCTTCCCGGTTCGTCGCCGCGTGGGTTTGGGCATACCGCCGCGCCGCTGCCCGCCAACGGTCGCGGTCAGCCTCGGAGGCCTGCCGGGCGCGGGCCAGGATTTCTTCCTTGTGGGCCGCGTAATACTGCTTTTCGCGCGCTGTGACTTCGGCGTGGTTGGCCTCGCGGTGGTGCTTGCGGCGGGCCAGGATCGCCTCGCGGTGGGTTTCGTAATACTGCCGGTTGCGAGCAGCGGCCCGCACTTTGCGGAGCTCGTCGTCGCGCCGAACCGACGCACACTGTGGACAGTCGTCACGTCCGCAATCGGGACACATTTCGGAAACCTGGGTTCGGGTGGGACTGCTCATAATCGCTCTCCTGGGGCGGGAATATCGCGCCGGGGCCGTCGGCCTCGCGCCCGCCAATCATACCCAATACGGGCGGGTGACGACCAGAATTCGGCGGCCTGATTGGTCTCACGGCGGGAGACCAATCGCAAGATGTTATGTTCACCTGGCATGAATTTAACTGTCATTGTCCGCCAAACAGCCATCAAGCTTCAAGGACCAGCCGACGCAGGAGTTCCACGGGTGGTTCGCCGTGGGCCAGGACTTGATTGTGGAAGTCGCCAAGTGAAAAGTCACTTCCCTGCTGACGGCGAAACTCTTCGAGCAACGATTGAAACTGCCATTTCCCCCAACTGTAAACCAAAACAAACGGGTCACGCATATAGCGATGGGCTTCCATTCGAGCCAGTACCGGTTCCTGCCAGACTTCCTTTTGTAAAAAGGCTTCAGCTTCGGCCACGGTCATGCCTTCGGTGTGCATCCGCGTGGCCGCAATCACCCGGCCAATCCGTAACAAGGCATCAAATTCCTGGAAAAGAAACAACTGCGGGTCATCATCCCAAAACCCCTGCTCCGCCATCATTTGCTCGCAGTAATGGGCCCAGCCTTCGACAAACGTCATACTGCTAAAGGATTTGCGAACGGCTGACGGAGTCAATGCCCAGTGCAATCCCTGGACGAAATGTCCCGGATAGGCTTCGTGGACAATCGTGGTCTGGCGCATCATACGGCTATGGGCGCGTAACATTTCAGCTTGCTCATTTGAACAGGCTTTTGGATCCGGAAGCGTCACAAAAAAGAAACTCGGTAATTCAGCTTTTTCAAAGGGACCGGTGCGCTCAATGGCGGCAATGGTGATGTCACGCAAAAACGGTGGCATTTCCTCCATCCGCAGTTCACCCGGCGGCACATCAACCAGCTTTTGATCCAGAATGAACTGTCGAGCCGCGCCGAGTTCGTGGGCATAGGCTGGGAGCACATCGTGAACCGTCGGCTGGTCACGTTCAGAGAGGTGTTTGACGCATTCCCACACCGTTTCGCAAGAGCCGATTCGAGCCACCAGCTCGTGCATTCGCGCCTGGGTCTGGTGAAGTTTTTCAGTGGCAACCGCTACAATTTCCTCAACCGGTGTGGTGATGTGTTCTTCGGCCCGCAGTTTGGCGGCAAAGACATCATGCCCCAGCGCAAAACTGCCTGAGCTTCGAGGCCGAACGCTGGTTTCAAGCCAGGTAAGCATGTCCCGATAGATGTCCACCACCTGATCGTTGGCATCATACCCCTGACGCCGCAACTGTGAATCCGAGACATTGTCCAGAACTCGGGTTACATCGTGCTCAAAAAACCACAGGCCACCGTCAAATTCGGTTAATGCGGCTTCAACAAACGAATGTGGAATACCGACCAGAGGCTGCAAACCTGATGTGTGAAGCGGCAAGGCTGGCGGGTCACTCAGTTCAGCTTCAAGATGCTGCCGGCCAAGATTCAGGAGTACCGGAATCTGGCGCAACCGGGCAATAAAGGCGTGGGCACGTTCATCAAGCGGGGCATAGGGACGGGTGATCAATCCGTGAATCGAGCGCGTCGCCAGATCATTATAAAAACATGGGTCACGCCGCCAGACCCGCAACACGTCCAGGTCAAGTTGTCGGGCAAAGATTTTGTTGGACAAAATGGTGTGATCCACCTGGCGCCCAGTGTCCAGCGATTCAATCGAAATCGCGGCCAGATCCTGACGCGCTGATTCCAACCAGGCACGCTGAACCTCAATCGCGCTGGCTGACAGGTCATCCAGTTCAGTATTGAAGTCATGATGTCCGAGCAGTGTGGCATTGACCGGATGAAACCGGTTGTATTCATTCAGAAAACGGCTGACAAACTGGTCAAAAACATTCATTGGGGTTCTGGTTCTTGGTTCTTAGTTTTTGGTGCTTGGTGCTTGGTTCTTGGAAAGATATGGTTCCTAAGGAATGGACACAAAATAACTTGGTCAACTGAAACAAACTCTATCGGAAGTCAAAAACTCACCACAGAGGACACAGAGGAACACAGAGGAACACAGAGGGTTCGGTTGATTGATTTTCCTCTGTGTTCCTCTGTGTCCTCTGTGGTGAAAAAATGATGAAGTTATTTAATTTTCATTCCTAAGCACCACGCACCAGTCACTTTAGAATTTTTCAGCGACTGATTTTGCCTGCAGGAACAGCAACAAATAATCACGGCCACCAGCTTTCGAATCGGTGCCAGACATATTGAAGCCGCCAAACGGATGCACATCAACCAGCGCGCCGGTGCATTTGCGGTTCAGGTACAGGTTGCCGACGTGGAAATCCACCCGGGCACGTTCCAACCGTTCACGACGTTGCGAATAAAGCGCCCCAGTCAGACCAAATTCGGTGTTGTTGGCAATGTCGAGCGCATTGTCAAAATCTTTGGCTTTGATCAGTGCGAGCACCGGGCCAAAGATCTCTTCCTGTGAAATGCGTGCCTGAGGGTCAACATCCGCGATCACGGTCGGCTGGATGAAATACCCGTTGCCGGCTTCTTCGAGTTTGCC encodes:
- a CDS encoding DUF885 domain-containing protein; the protein is MNVFDQFVSRFLNEYNRFHPVNATLLGHHDFNTELDDLSASAIEVQRAWLESARQDLAAISIESLDTGRQVDHTILSNKIFARQLDLDVLRVWRRDPCFYNDLATRSIHGLITRPYAPLDERAHAFIARLRQIPVLLNLGRQHLEAELSDPPALPLHTSGLQPLVGIPHSFVEAALTEFDGGLWFFEHDVTRVLDNVSDSQLRRQGYDANDQVVDIYRDMLTWLETSVRPRSSGSFALGHDVFAAKLRAEEHITTPVEEIVAVATEKLHQTQARMHELVARIGSCETVWECVKHLSERDQPTVHDVLPAYAHELGAARQFILDQKLVDVPPGELRMEEMPPFLRDITIAAIERTGPFEKAELPSFFFVTLPDPKACSNEQAEMLRAHSRMMRQTTIVHEAYPGHFVQGLHWALTPSAVRKSFSSMTFVEGWAHYCEQMMAEQGFWDDDPQLFLFQEFDALLRIGRVIAATRMHTEGMTVAEAEAFLQKEVWQEPVLARMEAHRYMRDPFVLVYSWGKWQFQSLLEEFRRQQGSDFSLGDFHNQVLAHGEPPVELLRRLVLEA